ACCAAAAGTTTTTGTCcattcttgttcaaaaaaaaaagtttttgtcCATTAACCAGCACTTTCTATTTTTTCCGGTCTCTTAGaactataaaaatataaaaaatggttCTTAAAGATCAACTTATTTAATCTCAGTCATCATATTTGATCGGATGGTGAAAAACAGTTACTATGTAGTAACTTTGTGTAATCCAAACCCCTATAGTTCAAAGACTAAATTGGACACGTACGTATATCatttatttgaataatattaataacacctcttttaattattattttcttagaCATGGAAAGCAGCTTTGACAGAATTAGTGGCAACTGCCTCTCTAATGGTGACCTTGTCTACTTCCATTATTGCATGCTTGGACTCACATGAAGTTGATCCTAAGCTTATAATTCCCTTTGCAGTTTTCATCAATGCATTCTTGTTCTTAATGGCCACAGTTCCTCTATCTGGTGGCCACATGAGCCCTGTTTTCACATGCATAGCTGCACTTAAAGGTGTTGTAACACTTTACCGTGCCCTCCTTTATGTGATAGCACAATGCATTGGCTCAATAATTGGTTTCTATATACTAAAGTGTGTGATGGAACCAAGATTAGTAAACACATATTCATTAGGAGGTTGTGCTATTGGTGGCAAAGGACTTACTTCTAGTATTAATCAGTATGAAGCCTTGTTATTGGAAATCTCTTGCACATTTTTGGTACTTTTTTTAGGTGTCACATTGGCTTTTGAcaaaaaaaggtcaaagaatATGGGCTTACCAATGGTATGTTTGGTGATAGCTGGGGCCATGGCGTTGGCAGTATTTGTGTCGATAACGATAACGGGTCGGCCCGGTTATGCCGGTGTTGGGCTTAATCCGGCGAGATGCTTAGGCGCGGCGTTGCTACATGGGGGTTCGTTATGGTATGGACattgggttttttgggttgggtctaTCATAGCTTGTTTAATCTATTACAGTGTCTCTATCAACCTGCCAAACGAGGGTTCAATTTCGGATGATGGAGAATATGTTGTCTTAAAGTTGGCTCGTGGTTCTCTTGATACTATTCGTCATGGTGATATTTCAAATGATGTCACAATAGAACGAAGTGACTTTCAAGAATATTTATCGTGTACTACATAAATATGAAGGTTTTTTCTCCTCTCTATCACCGCACCTCCTCTCTCCATCTCTATCAAGACCCGCCACCGCCAATCTCTCTATCAAGACAATTGCATAGCCATGAAACTTGGTTCTTCTTTTTGGTGACATTTTCCTGAGCAATCAATCAATTTGGAGGAGGGTAACttcattcttcttttttatATCACAATAGAAGGAAGTGAAGTTGGCTTTCAAGAATACTTTATCattgtttgtttatttaatgtttGTGAACTCGCAACTTTGCATAACACATATCTAGAATCATAGTGATACACcgtgatttttcaaaagctacaTAGTGTAGCTTCTGTGAAAATACGGTAGATCACCATAATTCTGACGTCCACCGTGATATAAATATAGgctaaatttaaaaagtaattaacATAAGCCGCACCTTACCTTTGCCTCTCAAAATCCAAAATTGACCCATTACACTAACTAGAACCGTTTCTTGGAAAACAATTTAAAGGAAAAggacaaaacaaaaatcatcgACATAAAACCACACTTCATGCAATGTAACCGATATATCTTGGTAATCAGTAATTCCTCAAGAATCCTTAACTAGTTTCAGCCTTTTCCAGAGCTGCAAGAAAATGTATGATCAATACAATCCCTATGATATTAGAAAAatgacacacacacacgcacacACGATGAGTTAGGAACACGAACTTACGATTATAGTTCAATAGCTTATCAATAAGCTCAACATGGGTCATAAGCATGCGCCTACAACAATATCGAACCAGCCCCAAAGAATCCGGTTCATCTCTGCAATCTTCCACCAATATGTGATACTACGAAATTTAACTAATATTTGCCTGGAGATAAATTTAAAATGCTGTCAAGAGACCTACATAGTATATTCCATACATGTTTCATGTTTGTAGTCACGCAGtgagtttgacaaaataaatgtCACCGTAATTTTGTTGAATATTCAAATAGTAGCTTTTGCATAATCATGTCTTGCCGTGATATAGTCCAATTCAACATCAATTCAAacattaagattaacaaaaaaaaagtaaattttatggACGGAAAAGTTATTTAACCctgataattaattaaattaagaagaaaatgaaaaagccTACATGCAGAAACAGGAAAAGAGAAGAGTAGAGTACTGACCCTTTACTGTAATGTGATTGCAGAAGGTCCAGATAGGGATCCCATTTGTCTCCAATGACCTAATTTGAAGAAAACGAAACGAATTAAgcataattttaatcaataatcaTAACCCTAAATTTGAAAACGGTTAAATTATAAGCAGAATTTAGAAACCTTTCCACATGTCATTTTCTCATAAAATACTGTTTATTCTTCATCTAAGGTGGAATCTTTTGTTCTTGTTTACTTTTTTTGGGTCAAATTCAAACTCTCTTGAAGCCTCTTCTCAGAAGCTACATGGCCTCTTTCCGCTACAATATACAACCATTGAAGGTAATCGCTACGCTTGGTGGTCCAAGGTTTCACTTTGACATCACATATTGCATATATCTTCAACTATTATTTTTCCTTGAAACCCCATAATAAGTTAAACATTCATTAAAATCCATGTACAAGTAGTAATTAATTCTTGGAAAATGCTGATTTGTACGATGGTATCTAGCGAAGAAAGACAATAATGATTTCTGGCCTTTGATATACATAATAACCTCCCCATGTTTTCCATTAGATATGCTGTAACCGTTTTagcatttttttattacaagGAACCATGTGAAATTCTTGCCTTTCGTGTGCACTTTCTTCGTACTATTTAGCAATACTCTTAACTCTTATGTCTTAAAATTGAGAGTCGGGCTAACTCATTCATCGAGGATTGCGAGATgatctgaatatgtgtttataaagtgaaatcaatcctcactttacaagtcggttttgtaagaatgagttaGGCCTAATACTCAATtgtaagatggtatcagagtctcttcATGATTGGCTGGGCCGCCTGCTATCAAGTTCTGATCGGGCCATCCACCTTTCATATCTGCGCCTCAAGCCCATAGCGCTTGGCGCGAGGGGGTGTgctaagaagtctcacatcggttgcgagatgacctgaatatgtgtttataaagtgaggtcaatcctcaccttacaagccgattttgtaaggatgagttagaccaaATTCTAAGATTATGATATGAACATATATACTTGTTCTCTCTAAGTCTCTATTAAGAAAATGTACTTAATCAATGTTGTTAGGCTGAACACATCATCAGGGTTCAAATTCGAGACTTGGCAGTTGTGTGAGTTTTAGTGGTGTTTGTCATTTCTTGACTTGTCATGATTCTCTTGTAATTTTGTCTTTTGCATATATATAGACAGTGACTGTAAAGTTTGAACCAACCATAATATTAATTCaatattcaagtttataatttttcagCCACTCAGATTCTGTTGCAAATTCTTTAGAGAATCTTTGTGTTTACTATTCCAAGTTCCAACCAAATGGGAACATAACACATTAGTCTTTGCCTTATACATCATGAGTAAATTTCCTTTGTTCAATCTTATGATGTTTGTTCCACAGTTGACTCCATATCTCATGCATGACttgtaaataatatataaagagATATTAGTTTTCCTTTTCTTCAACTTGAATGCTTTAATCTCTAACTCTATTATTCATTTTGTAATGAATTTCATTCCTAGTATTCTATTTATTCTCTCTCTTATAGTTTCCAATTCCATAGCATCATCCATTATTACTCAATCTCAATCCTTCAGTGATGGAGAGATCATTGTTTCATCAAAAGGATTGTTTGAGTTTGGTTTCTTCAGTATTAAAGATCCTAATAAACGCTACGTCTGTATTCGATTCAAGAATATTTCAACTCAAAATGTTGTTTGGGTTGCAAATGATGGCAAGCCAATCAATGACTATTCTGCAGTTTTGAAACTAAATAGTTCTGGCAGTTTGGTCCTTACACACAACAACAATGTTGTTTGGTTCACAAATTCTTCCACAAAAGCACAGAAACCGGTGGCACAACTCTTGGATAATGGTAATCTAGTCATAAAAGAAGATAGTGTTAGTAAAACCTATCTGTGGCAAAGCTTTGACTACCCATCTAATACATTGTTGGCAGGTATTGTAAAATTCTAGATTATTCTATAATGCCTGTAATAATTTAGCTAGAGTAATAAAAGGATGAGCCTATAAATATCTTTTGTATTGTAATGTTGAAATTCTTTGTTTAAAAAAGGCATATAGATTATTTTAGAACTTTCTGAAAATCAATCATCAATACTTAATGTTAAGGAGTCTCACATCAGTTGTAAGATGACCTGActgtgtgtttataagtgacggcaatcctcaccttaaaggttttgtagggttgagttaggcccaacacCCAATTCTAAGATGCTATCATagcctctccaagatccgttgggccacctgttattagggttccgctatcgggccacccacaGTTTATATCCAcgtaccaagcccaatagtgctgggagTGAGGGAGCGTGTTAAAATAGGCCGGTTTTGTAAAGATGAGTTAGGCCTAACTCTGATACTTAAATTAAAATCAGGCATGTTATTCACAATGTGCGTGGTAGAGTTAACTTTAAATAAAGGTCCGTTACCGCGAAAAAGGCCGGACAAAAAGTATACCATTACCATTTTTCACGTTTttatatggtgaaaaaaaatcacgccgaAACGCCGATATGGCCGTGACGAAACAGTGATACAGCCCCAACGAAACACATTATGGCCACGACAAAATGCTAATAGATAGAGACATCTATTTTTTCTAATagaaatgaataaaaaacacatttttagtacaaatatgaacataaattataaagtgttatcttttttaactctttcctagttcaaaacttaacatttatctcatttaagttgttatacatatattatagtacaaataattttaataacatTTGTGCGAtattgtgattaattcacaTCGCGACGACCGTATTTCGTAATGCAACGGCCGTAACAACCGAAATCGCGAAATCTTTGATGCGACCGCGACCATAACCACTATTTAAAACCCTCTAAGCCGCTGCCGACTGGTGTATTATGGTCTAGTTCTTCAATCATGACATTGTGTTGTGTCtaccaaataataaaaatgttatcATTCTAAATTCCAACAGATATGAAGTTGGGATGGGACCTTAAAAGAAATTTGAGTAAGTGTCTTAAAGCATGGAAGAGTGATGATGATCCAACACCAGGAAACTTTACTTGGTGTGTGGTATTGAATCCGTATCCTGATATCTATATGATGAAGGGAGAAAAAAAGTACCACAGACTTGGACCATGGAACGGCTTGCGTTTTAGCGGTATGCCAGAGATGAAGCCTAATCCTGTTTTCAGCTACAAGTTTGTCTACAACAAAGAAGAGGTTTATTACTCATGGAGCTTCAATGATAGTTCTCTAATATCAACAGTGGTACTTAACCAAACAAGTTACCAACGTCCACGCTATGTATGGTCAAAAGCCGAGGAATCATGGATGCTTTATTCAAGAATGCCAGGAGATTATTGTGACCTTTATAGTCTATGTGGAGTCAATGGATATTGCAGCAGTACTAATTCACCAATATGTGAATGTTTAAATGGGTTCAAGCCTAATTTTCCTGAAAAATGGAACTCAATGGACTGGTCTGATGGATGTGTCAGAAATCACCAATTGAACTGCATCAATGAAGGGTTTGTCTCAGTACCAAACTTGAAAATTCCAGATACTAAAAATACTTCGGTGGATCATGACGAGAGTATTGGTCTAGAGCAATGTAGAGCCAAATGCTTGAAAATTTGTTCATGCATGGCTtatacaaatacaaatataagTGGAGCAGGAAGTGGTTGTGTTATGTGGTTTGGTGATTTAATTGATATCAAATTTATTCCACTTGGTGGCCAAGTTCTATATATCAGGATGCCTGCTTCAGAATTAGGTTAATACTTCATTaatttcaccaatttttttaagCCTTGTATTTGAATATGGAATTTAACTAtatataattgttttatttAGACGATGAGCACAGGAGGAACTTGAGAAAAAAAGTTCTAATTGTTGTTTTTGCGGCTTTGGGAATGCTTTTACTTGCGATATATTTTTTCTACAGATTCCGGAGGAGGAGCGTTGTTGGTAAAACTATTA
This portion of the Trifolium pratense cultivar HEN17-A07 linkage group LG3, ARS_RC_1.1, whole genome shotgun sequence genome encodes:
- the LOC123914837 gene encoding aquaporin TIP1-1-like; its protein translation is MSSTNSRIANEKLSMSVQSNDKNGLGPKKPLKGKFQASIGADEFFSAETWKAALTELVATASLMVTLSTSIIACLDSHEVDPKLIIPFAVFINAFLFLMATVPLSGGHMSPVFTCIAALKGVVTLYRALLYVIAQCIGSIIGFYILKCVMEPRLVNTYSLGGCAIGGKGLTSSINQYEALLLEISCTFLVLFLGVTLAFDKKRSKNMGLPMVCLVIAGAMALAVFVSITITGRPGYAGVGLNPARCLGAALLHGGSLWYGHWVFWVGSIIACLIYYSVSINLPNEGSISDDGEYVVLKLARGSLDTIRHGDISNDVTIERSDFQEYLSCTT
- the LOC123913700 gene encoding G-type lectin S-receptor-like serine/threonine-protein kinase At4g27290 encodes the protein MNFIPSILFILSLIVSNSIASSIITQSQSFSDGEIIVSSKGLFEFGFFSIKDPNKRYVCIRFKNISTQNVVWVANDGKPINDYSAVLKLNSSGSLVLTHNNNVVWFTNSSTKAQKPVAQLLDNGNLVIKEDSVSKTYLWQSFDYPSNTLLADMKLGWDLKRNLSKCLKAWKSDDDPTPGNFTWCVVLNPYPDIYMMKGEKKYHRLGPWNGLRFSGMPEMKPNPVFSYKFVYNKEEVYYSWSFNDSSLISTVVLNQTSYQRPRYVWSKAEESWMLYSRMPGDYCDLYSLCGVNGYCSSTNSPICECLNGFKPNFPEKWNSMDWSDGCVRNHQLNCINEGFVSVPNLKIPDTKNTSVDHDESIGLEQCRAKCLKICSCMAYTNTNISGAGSGCVMWFGDLIDIKFIPLGGQVLYIRMPASELDDEHRRNLRKKVLIVVFAALGMLLLAIYFFYRFRRRSVVGTSKSEGDYERHENDMDLPLLNLSTIIIATDNFSEKNKIGEGGFGAVYLGKLGSGLEIAVKRLSQSSKQGMREFINEVKLIANVQHRNLVKLIGCCIQRHEKLLVYEYMSNGSLDYFIFDHTRSQLLDWPKRFHIICGIARGLMYLHQDSRLRIIHRDLKTSNVLLDDTMNPKISDFGMARTFGGNQIEGNTNIIVGTYGYMAPEYAIDGQFSVKSDVFSFGVLILEIICGKKNRVRYRAKQTLNLVAYAWTFWKHERALQIIDSNIEDSSIVSEVSRCIHVALLCVQQYPEDRPTMADVILMLGSEMSLEPGFIKRRESIEANSSSSRKDISSNYELTITSLSVR